A portion of the Nitrospira sp. genome contains these proteins:
- a CDS encoding acyltransferase, which translates to MLDPSPSRLVYLDSFRGLAIAMVVATHALGYAHLDQESEQLLGFLSRTIAVPVFFLVDGILFALGHQKLAAFDYAVYIRKSARRLLLPWVVFTVFYCALRIAFEYFDNSSVHVVYGQTWQEIAVAAYLSSFSSQMYFLLSLFLIRAFSKITYHVMHTRPMHRIVATIVYVAIFQSAPIQSYFLPGLDPIYHALWGMQFYLVGLSLQPFAPLWRTQGRWLSGTAIALGFVIAFFFQGMALYSQFLLLLGCYLLFFSNPTRFLFLSSLGRRSMGIYLVHIPLIMKVFSLLLARLLSPTSPMFFVVLSTATLYTSAFLTSVLLQHSYGRIILGEPLQSSSSVDLKQ; encoded by the coding sequence ATGCTCGACCCGTCCCCCAGTAGATTGGTTTACCTGGACAGTTTTCGTGGCCTGGCCATCGCCATGGTAGTTGCCACCCATGCTCTCGGATACGCTCACCTTGATCAGGAAAGTGAGCAACTCCTGGGGTTTCTGTCTCGAACCATCGCGGTGCCGGTATTTTTTCTGGTCGATGGAATTCTGTTCGCGCTGGGCCATCAAAAGCTCGCGGCTTTTGACTATGCGGTTTATATCCGCAAAAGTGCGCGACGCTTACTTTTACCCTGGGTGGTGTTCACCGTTTTCTATTGCGCCCTGCGCATTGCCTTTGAGTACTTCGATAACAGCTCTGTGCATGTCGTGTATGGCCAGACCTGGCAAGAGATTGCCGTAGCCGCCTATCTCTCCTCGTTCTCATCTCAAATGTATTTTCTGCTCTCCCTCTTTCTTATCCGTGCCTTTTCAAAGATCACCTATCACGTGATGCATACACGCCCGATGCATCGGATTGTCGCCACCATTGTTTATGTCGCCATTTTTCAGAGCGCACCGATTCAATCCTACTTTCTCCCCGGGCTCGATCCCATCTATCATGCACTCTGGGGAATGCAGTTCTATCTTGTCGGTCTGTCACTCCAGCCTTTCGCCCCGCTCTGGAGGACCCAAGGGCGCTGGTTATCGGGAACCGCCATCGCATTAGGATTCGTGATCGCATTCTTCTTTCAAGGCATGGCTCTTTACAGCCAATTCCTGTTGTTGCTGGGCTGCTATCTGTTATTCTTTTCCAACCCTACCCGTTTTCTATTCCTCTCCAGCTTGGGACGAAGATCAATGGGAATTTACCTGGTACACATCCCTCTGATCATGAAAGTATTCTCTTTGCTACTTGCCCGACTGCTGTCCCCAACCTCTCCAATGTTCTTCGTCGTGCTTTCAACCGCAACCTTGTACACTTCTGCCTTCCTGACAAGCGTACTTCTTCAGCATTCCTATGGCCGGATCATACTGGGTGAACCATTACAATCGTCCTCTAGCGTTGACCTCAAACAGTAG
- a CDS encoding transposase → MKRSKFSEEQIVYALRQADSGTPVGDLCRQLGIAEQTWYAWKKKYAHLGVSELRRLRQVEEENARLKRLVADLSLDKHMLSEALRKKV, encoded by the coding sequence ATGAAGCGGTCGAAATTCTCCGAAGAGCAGATCGTCTATGCCCTCCGCCAAGCCGACAGCGGGACCCCCGTCGGCGACCTTTGCCGGCAGCTCGGCATCGCCGAGCAAACATGGTATGCCTGGAAGAAGAAGTACGCGCATCTCGGCGTGAGCGAACTCCGCCGACTGCGGCAGGTGGAAGAGGAAAACGCCCGGCTCAAACGCCTGGTGGCCGACCTCTCGCTCGACAAGCACATGCTGTCGGAGGCCTTGCGAAAAAAAGTCTAA
- a CDS encoding IS21 family transposase — translation MLRREDFMVIHALAQRGLFLCDIAKQVGVHPRTVRRALDRGGVPVARTSRRGSRLDPYRADIDRLLAEDVWNAVVIFRELQAKGYTGRISILRDYIRPKRALRIRRATVRFETAPGRQLQSDWGEQRTWIAGAETTVHVIVNTLGFSRRFHFWCTDGQDAEHTYEGLIRSFDWFGGVPGEVLVDNQKAAVLEHPRGGPARFHPRFVDLAGYYGFVPRACRPARAQTKGKDERMVGYIKHHFFVRYRQFESWAHLNQLAEQWLREEADQRCHGTMHEIVAERFAREAPTLRPVPAARYDTAYREVRQVSWDAYIDVRGRRYSVPAHLAGRPVQIRLTLEGDLAVYEGEHVVASHRVVAGELGWVTVPAHHEALWAQTLEVERRPLAVYEEVAP, via the coding sequence ATGCTGCGAAGGGAGGACTTCATGGTGATTCACGCGTTGGCTCAACGGGGACTGTTTCTCTGCGACATTGCCAAACAGGTGGGGGTGCATCCACGGACGGTGCGGCGGGCCCTCGACCGCGGTGGGGTACCCGTCGCCCGAACCAGCCGGCGGGGCAGTCGGCTGGATCCCTATCGGGCGGACATCGACCGGCTCCTGGCCGAAGATGTCTGGAACGCCGTGGTGATCTTTCGGGAGTTGCAGGCCAAAGGGTATACGGGCCGGATCTCGATTCTGCGGGACTACATCCGGCCGAAGCGGGCGTTGCGAATCCGGCGGGCGACGGTCCGGTTTGAAACGGCTCCGGGACGGCAGCTGCAGAGTGATTGGGGCGAGCAGCGGACGTGGATTGCGGGCGCCGAGACCACGGTCCACGTGATCGTCAACACGCTGGGGTTCTCCCGGCGGTTTCATTTCTGGTGCACGGACGGCCAGGATGCCGAGCATACCTATGAAGGGCTGATCCGGAGCTTCGACTGGTTCGGCGGCGTGCCGGGCGAGGTCCTGGTGGACAATCAGAAGGCGGCGGTGCTCGAGCATCCGCGCGGCGGCCCCGCTCGGTTCCATCCGCGGTTTGTGGATCTCGCGGGCTATTATGGGTTTGTGCCGCGCGCCTGTCGTCCGGCCCGGGCGCAGACGAAGGGCAAGGATGAACGGATGGTGGGCTACATCAAGCACCACTTCTTTGTCCGCTATCGCCAGTTCGAGAGTTGGGCGCATCTCAATCAGTTGGCCGAGCAGTGGTTGCGAGAGGAGGCGGATCAGCGGTGTCACGGGACGATGCACGAGATTGTCGCCGAACGGTTCGCCCGGGAGGCCCCCACGCTGCGCCCCGTACCAGCCGCGCGCTATGACACGGCCTACCGCGAGGTGCGGCAGGTGAGCTGGGACGCCTACATTGACGTGCGCGGCCGCCGCTACAGCGTGCCCGCCCACTTGGCCGGCCGCCCAGTCCAGATCCGGCTCACGCTCGAGGGGGACCTGGCGGTCTATGAGGGCGAGCATGTGGTCGCGAGCCATCGGGTGGTCGCCGGGGAGTTGGGCTGGGTCACAGTCCCGGCACATCATGAGGCCCTGTGGGCGCAGACCCTGGAAGTCGAACGGCGGCCGCTGGCCGTCTACGAGGAGGTGGCGCCATGA